CAGTGGCTGGGACAAGACAGAGGGTGCATGACTGTTCAGCACCAAGGACAGcacaacaccccaccccacccccaagtctTGTCCAGTAACACCCAGTCTTCCAAAATTTTCCTTTAGggaactgcagagatggctcagtggttaagagcactggctgttcttgcagaggaccagggttcaactctccacactcacatggtggctcacaactgtctacactTCAAGTTCcgggagatccaacaccctctttgggTTTTAGCAGGCTCCAGGCCTGTACATGGTTCaatgacatacatgcagacagatcATCATACACATAgataatttgaaattttctgctggattggtggtgcacccctttaatcccagcactcgggaggcagaggcaggcggatctctgtgagttcgaggccagcctggtctacagagcgagatccaggaaaggcgcaaagctacacagagaaaccctgtcttgaaaaacaaaacaaaacaaaacaatttttcctTTAGGTCCAACCCTAGGCCTCAAAGCTGCAACTATTGCTGCAGTTCTTGCTCCAACAGTGACACCTGGGGTCCTGTCCCTACAACTGCTGCAGGCACCCTGACACACCTCCCTCTTCCCGTGCTCCCCCTACCTCAAATCCAGAACTCTCTGGCTCTTGGGTATCAGATAAGCCCAAGATTTGAAACACActgtccctctccctcaccctACCTAAAGTCACCTAAGACTCCCAACTCACACATCTGTGTAAAACACTTGGCCCTAGAATTTCAGGGTCCCCAAACATAGTTACCTCTTTCCTCATAGATCTGCAAttcttttccccctttatttattattctgtttAGGGGGGTCATGTGTcatagtgtgcatgtggaggtcaaaagacaacttttgggttttctcctttcaccacgGGTTTTACTGATAAACTCAGGCTTTTAGGGCCATAGAAAGCACTTTACCTGTGGGACCATTTGGCCAGCCTCTGCAATTTTGTCCAAAAGCCCATGTTTCACTTAGAAACTCCAGCTCAGAGGTGGCCTACCTAGGGCTCAGAGGCAGGATGTGGCCTCACTGTACTCCATAGGTATAATATGTGTATTACAACAGGTTTTTCAGATAGTGTCCCCATCTTACAAACAAGGAAACTGAATCACAGAGAACTTGTTAGGTCACTTACCAAGGTCACCTGGTAGCCAAGTAGAGCTGGGAATTGAAGGTGGGAGGTCTTCAGTTTCTACAGCCTTAAACATGGAGAGGACATTGTTGACAGTACCAAGAGGCAGCAGACCACAACCACCTACCCCTGTGGACCCTCTCCTCACACCAGCTCTGCTCTTCCCATCAGTACTTCAGACATATCCATCTACCAAGTCCTGCTGGGGGCACTGCAGCTGCAGCAGCCAGGACCACACGCCTTGTATGTCCGTGTGAAGCAGGGTGGAAAGCAACCCCCAGTACCAAGGCATGGCCTCCAGTGCTGACGTGGCTCTGGTGGAGCTGCAGGTGCCTGTGCCCTTTACCAATTAtatccttcctgtgtgtctgccgGCCCCCTCCATCGTCTTTGAGCCGGGCATGAACTGCTGGGTCACTGGCTGGGGCAGCCCCAGTGAACAAGGTGAGGGGGCTGAGCTAGGGGAAGACAGGGGATATGGCTTAAGAAAGGCCAGGATAGCTTTCCTGTTGATACTGGTATACATACATGATTGCGACTCTCTTGGGTGGGGCAGGTATAAAAGGAACAGGTGCTGAGGAGGGAGGAAACAGTCCCACCAAGTTCTGGGGACACCCAGGAAGGGATAGAGCCAGCTGTGGTTCTTGAGAACCCAGAACCTCAGGGTCCTGGTTAAGACTGTCCACTGAGCTGCAggcctcctttccctccccagaCCGACTACCCAACCCACGGATCCTGCAGAAGCTTGCTGTACCGATCATCGACACACCCAGGTGCAACCTGCTGTACAGCAGAGATGCTGAGTCTGACTTCCAGCTCAAAACCATCAAGGATGACATGCTCTGTGCAGGGTTTGCAGAGGGCAAGAAGGACGCCTGTAAGGTAGGGTGGTATGGCCGAGCCGCTgcagcggtggttctcaaccatcctaatgctgtgacctttaatgcagttcctcatgctgtggtgactcccaatgACAAATTTTTCATTGCTACTAATAGCTGTAATTATGCtagttatgaattataatgtaaatatctgatatgcaggatggtcttagACGACCCCCGTGAAAGGACTGTTTGACCCCCCAAAGGAGtcaccacccacaggttgagaaccactagagGGAGCTTAGCCCAGTGAGAGGTAGGCTGTAGTTCCATGACCTGAAATGAGATGAGCAAGTCTTGGATCTACATTTTGAACACACACCACACTGGGTGTATACCACAGACAGGCAAGCTGGGACATTACAGCAACGTGGGGAAGTTCCTGGGAAGGGGCTTTAGTAAGCCCAGGGTGGATTCTGACGGCCCTCTGCTTCCCCACAGGGTGACTCTGGAGGCCCCTTGGTGTGCCTTGTGGACCAGTCATGGGTGCAGGCTGGGGTGATCAGCTGGGGAGAGGGCTGTGCCCGCCGGAACCGCCCAGGCGTCTACATTCGCGTCACTGCCCATCACAAGTGGATCCACCAAATCATTCCAGAACTGAAGTTTCAGGGGAGGGCCAACAGCCCGCAGCAACAGCAGGGAGACCCCCGAGGTTGGCAGtacctggagaactctgctccctGCCTGGCTGCCCATGCAGTCATGCTGATCCTGATAATACTGCTCACCACCCTCTGAGCCTGCCCAGGCCAGGCAGGTGGAGCCCTACCCACTGTACATTTGTAAATAGCTCTAGCCTCCATCTTACATGCTagctacttttatttatgttcacTTCCAGAAAAAAAGAGCGTCGTGGCCTATGTGGGGATCCTTGCAGGGCTCCAGGGGCCAACAAGCTTTGAGTTGGGAAGATCAGAGGGCTTGGCTCCTGGTGAGAGGAGACTCTTGCAGGCACACCTAAGCTAGGCCATTCCTGACCCAGTTTCCCTGTTTCCACCCCATGACTGTCTCACCACCTTGAATACCAATGCTTTTCCCATCCCTGCACTGTGGACAGTGAGACCCTGGTGGGAATCAGGTCACAAGATGCCAAGTGCTGCAGGAGGGGCCATATGCAGAAGATGGGCAGGGGGACATACTGGGGGCACAGCctccttccccaaccccacacttCTCTAACACCATCACACAACTCTGAGGGCCACCAAGAACCTGTGGATTCTCGTAACACTTGAGGAGCCCCTTCCACGGGGCAACCTGAACCTCATGTCCTTCCCTTGGTCGAGACTCCTTCTCTACTGATCCAGCCCTTAACCTTCCACTCCCCACTCTAGTgacagtgagggagagagagggacaaCGCACACACAAACCATGCTCTCCTCACAC
Above is a window of Onychomys torridus chromosome 8, mOncTor1.1, whole genome shotgun sequence DNA encoding:
- the LOC118590422 gene encoding LOW QUALITY PROTEIN: serine protease 27-like (The sequence of the model RefSeq protein was modified relative to this genomic sequence to represent the inferred CDS: deleted 1 base in 1 codon), producing MRQPRTPGLLLLLPLLLTSGTEGAGALRACGHPRMFNRMVGGEDALEGEWPWQVSIQRNGTHFCGGSLIAPTWVLTAAHCFSNTSDISIYQVLLGALQLQQPGPHALYVRVKRVESNPQYQGMASSADVALVELQVPVPFTNYILPVCLPAPSIVFEPGMNCWVTGWGSPSEQDRLPNPRILQKLAVPIIDTPRCNLLYSRDAESDFQLKTIKDDMLCAGFAEGKKDACKGDSGGPLVCLVDQSWVQAGVISWGEGCARRNRPGVYIRVTAHHKWIHQIIPELKFQGRANSPQQQQGDPRGWQYLENSAPCLAAHAVMLILIILLTTL